Proteins encoded together in one Megalops cyprinoides isolate fMegCyp1 chromosome 20, fMegCyp1.pri, whole genome shotgun sequence window:
- the LOC118795382 gene encoding nuclear receptor ROR-beta-like has product MRAQIEVIPCKICGDKSSGIHYGVITCEGCKGFFRRSQQNNAMYSCSRQRNCLIDRTNRNRCQHCRLQKCLALGMSRDAVKFGRMSKKQRDSLYAEVQKHQQSQECAGGVAREEQGDDGGHSRAYSSGSSAALSDLDDIATLPDGLLFDLPLTPEGAGGYCGLELLGGGSLSSNSSPEQNGLDFSDGSHIKHEYDLLHETGLFTPPPESCSLMEIEHITQSVVKSHLETIQHSAEELKRLVWNLYTPEETRAFQSKSVEWMWQQCTHHLTSAIQYVVEFAKRISGFMDLCQNDQIILLKAGCLEVLLIRTCRAYNPINNTMLFNGKFASAQLFKALGCDDLVNAVYDLAKSLCRLQLTEEEMALFSATVLLSPDRLWLTDTLQVQKLQEKVYLALQHCLHRSGANEEKLAKMVSKLPMMKSICNLHMDKLEFFRLVHPDTAYGFPPLYREVFGSEIPFPDSTES; this is encoded by the exons ATGAGAG CTCAAATTGAGGTGATCCCGTGTAAGATCTGTGGGGACAAGTCCTCAGGAATTCACTATGGGGTGATCACCTGTGAAGGCTGCAAG GGCTTCTTCCGTCGCAGCCAGCAGAACAATGCCATGTACTCCTGTTCCAGGCAGAGGAACTGCCTGATCGACCGCACCAACCGCAACCGCTGCCAGCACTGCCGACTGCAGAAGTGCCTGGCACTGGGCATGAGCCGTGATG cGGTGAAGTTCGGGCGCATGTCCAAAAAGCAGCGCGATAGCCTGTACGCCGAGGTGCAGAAGCACCAGCAGTCGCAGGAGTGCGCGGGGGGCGTGGCCCGGGAGGAGCAGGGTGACGACGGAGGGCACAGCCGGGCCTACAGCAGCGGCTCCAGCGCCGCCCTCAGCGACTTGGACGACATCGCCACGCTGCCCGACGGGCTGCTGTTCGACCTGCCGCTCACGCCCGAGGGGGCGGGCGGCTACTGCGGCCTGGAGCTGCTCGGCGGGGGCAGTCTGTCCTCCAACAGCTCGCCTGAGCAGAACGGGCTGGACTTCAGCGACGGCAGCCACATCAAACACGAGTACGACCTGCTGCACGAGACCGGGCTCTTCACCCCGCCGCCCGAGAGCTGCTCCCTGATGGAGATAG AGCATATTACACAGAGTGTGGTGAAGTCCCACCTGGAGACCATCCAGCACAGCGCCGAGGAGCTCAAAAGACTGGTCTGGAATCTGTACACCCCAGAAGAGACTCGCGCGTTCCAGAGTAAG TCTGTGGAGTggatgtggcagcagtgcaccCACCACCTCACCAGCGCCATCCAGTACGTGGTGGAGTTCGCCAAGCGCATCTCTGGCTTCATGGACCTCTGCCAGAATGACCAGATCATCCTGCTCAAAGCAG GGTGTCTGGAGGTTCTGTTGATCCGCACGTGTCGCGCCTACAATCCCATCAACAACACCATGCTGTTCAACGGCAAGTTTGCCAGCGCACAGCTCTTCAAGGCCCTCG GCTGCGATGACCTTGTGAATGCCGTGTACGATCTGGCCAAGAGCCTGTGCCGACTGCAGCTCACTGAGGAAGAGATGGCTCTGTTCAGCGCCACAGTCCTCCTGTCACCAG ATCGGCTGTGGCtaacagacacactgcaggtgcagaagctgcaggagaAAGTCTACCTGGCGCTGCAACACTGCCTCCACAGGAGCGGGGCCAATGAGGAGAAACTGGCCAAG ATGGTGTCCAAGTTGCCCATGATGAAGTCCATTTGCAACCTGCACATGGACAAGCTGGAGTTTTTCCGTCTGGTTCACCCAGACACAGCCTACGGCTTCCCTCCACTCTATCGGGAGGTCTTCGGAAGCGAGATCCCCTTCCCTGACTCCACGGAAAGCTAA